A genome region from Indicator indicator isolate 239-I01 chromosome 24, UM_Iind_1.1, whole genome shotgun sequence includes the following:
- the TP53RK gene encoding EKC/KEOPS complex subunit TP53RK has product MAAAEAEAGSVRCAMAGAAGSAMDGMGVVGPATNEPGLQAGATGPVVAEAPVPPLLGMQLLQQGAEAHVYRGLFLGRAAVAKVRIPKRYRHPALEERLSRRRTAQEARSLLRCRRAGIAAPVVYFVDYVSNSIYLEDIVDSITVQDHIYSVQRSGNDPSSLLVLAEKMGELLARMHDEDLIHGDLTTANILLRPPIEKLDLVLIDFGLSFISGLPEDKGVDLYVLEKAFLSTHPDTESMFQALLKAYAATSKKSGPVIKRLDEVRLRGRKRSMTG; this is encoded by the exons ATGGCGGCGGCCGAGGCAGAGGCGGGTAGTGTGCGGTGCGCCATGGCGGGGGCCGCAGGCTCTGCGATGGACGGGATGGGGGTCGTGGGCCCTGCGACGAACGAGCCCGGGCTCCAGGCGGGCGCCACGGGCCCTGTGGTGGCTGAAGCGCCGGTGCCGCCGCTGCTGGgaatgcagctgctgcagcaaggcGCCGAGGCCCACGTTTACCGCGGGCTCTTCCTTGGGCGGGCGGCGGTAGCCAAGGTCCGCATCCCGAAGCGGTACCGGCACCCGGCGCTGGAGGAGCGGCTGAGCCGGCGGCGCACAGCGCAGGAGGCGCGATCGCTGCTGCGGTGCCGGCGGGCAG GAATTGCAGCTCCAGTGGTCTACTTTGTGGATTATGTCTCCAACTCCATATATCTTGAAGATATTGTGGACTCCATCACTGTTCAAGACCATATTTATTCTGTACAGCGCAGTGGAAATGATCCCAGTAGCCTCCTTGTCTTAGCAGAGAAGATGGGCGAGCTGTTGGCAAGAATGCACGATGAAGATCTCATCCATGGGGATCTAACAACTGCCAATATACTTCTGCGGCCACCCATTGAGAAGCTGGACTTGGTGCTGATAGACTTTGGACTCAGTTTTATTTCAGGTCTTCCGGAGGATAAAGGAGTTGATTTGTATGTTCTGGAAAAAGCCTTCCTTAGCACTCATCCAGACACTGAGTCTATGTTTCAAGCTTTGCTGAAGGCCTATGCAGCTACATCTAAAAAATCTGGCCCTGTGATCAAAAGGTTGGATGAAGTGCggctgaggggaaggaagagatcCATGACTGGGTAA